A single window of Kiloniellales bacterium DNA harbors:
- a CDS encoding ATP/GTP-binding protein, which translates to MTDSGEAGQLPLVTEANLETLKAGGKAAVARALAALERAPDSAASLALLDAAYAAPGGQVLGITGPPGVGKSTLIGAVIRALRSEGRSVAVVAVDPSSKRSGGALLGDRTRFAADAADPGVFVRSMAARARLGGLAELTYPAVILLRALFDLVIVETVGVGQSETDVAGVADTVVFCVQPGSGDSLQFMKAGIVEIPQIAVVTKADLGAPARRALADLKGALGLAASEQDGWPVRCEAVAAAEATDIARLLQAVAAHREWLAEADRLGTQRQTQAEAWLGDALRERYGREGLAKAGSLSLAGGASPFRRLAEIEEKI; encoded by the coding sequence TTGACCGACTCCGGTGAAGCCGGCCAACTGCCCCTCGTGACCGAGGCGAATCTCGAAACCCTCAAGGCCGGCGGCAAGGCCGCCGTTGCGCGCGCCCTGGCGGCGCTGGAGCGCGCCCCGGACTCGGCGGCGAGTCTGGCGCTGCTCGATGCCGCCTACGCGGCGCCCGGCGGCCAGGTGCTCGGCATCACCGGGCCGCCGGGAGTCGGCAAGTCGACCCTGATCGGCGCCGTGATCCGGGCCTTGCGGTCCGAGGGCCGCAGCGTGGCCGTGGTCGCGGTCGACCCCTCCTCCAAACGTTCGGGGGGCGCCCTGCTCGGCGACCGCACCCGATTCGCGGCGGATGCCGCCGATCCCGGCGTCTTCGTGCGCTCCATGGCGGCGCGGGCCCGCCTCGGCGGCCTGGCCGAGCTGACCTACCCGGCGGTGATCCTGCTGCGCGCGCTCTTCGATCTGGTGATCGTCGAGACCGTCGGTGTCGGCCAGTCGGAGACCGACGTCGCCGGAGTCGCCGACACGGTGGTTTTCTGCGTCCAGCCCGGCTCGGGCGATAGCCTGCAGTTCATGAAGGCCGGGATCGTCGAGATCCCTCAGATCGCAGTCGTGACCAAGGCCGATCTGGGCGCCCCGGCCAGGCGGGCGCTGGCGGATCTCAAGGGTGCCCTGGGCCTGGCCGCCTCGGAGCAGGACGGCTGGCCGGTCCGCTGCGAAGCGGTGGCGGCGGCGGAGGCGACCGACATTGCTCGCTTGCTTCAGGCGGTCGCCGCGCACAGGGAATGGCTGGCCGAGGCCGACCGCCTGGGAACCCAGCGCCAAACCCAGGCCGAAGCCTGGCTCGGGGACGCGCTGCGCGAACGCTACGGCCGCGAGGGGCTGGCCAAGGCCGGCTCCCTCAGTCTGGCCGGAGGTGCGTCGCCCTTCCGCCGCTTGGCCGAGATCGAAGAAAAGATCTGA
- the ppdK gene encoding pyruvate, phosphate dikinase: protein MTKWVYGFGGGQAEGRAEMKALLGGKGANLAEMSALGLPVPPGFTITTEVCTFFNENGGAFPEDLDAAVAAALAAVEAETGAGFGDPGNPLLVSVRSGARASMPGMMDTVLNLGLNDRTVEGLAKHSGDARFAYDSYRRFIQMFGDVVMGVDHHLFEEILELHKEDRGVTLDTELSAEDWQAVIADYKARITEEAGEAFPQEPMQQVWAAISAVFRSWSNARAVTYRRLHNVPDDWGTAVNVQAMVFGNMGDDCATGVAFTRDPSTGENLFYGEYLVNAQGEDVVAGIRTPQHLTLAGKQANHSDLPAMEEVMPEVFGQLDAVRHTLERHYRDMQDVEFTVQRGTLYMLQTRNGKRTASAALKIACDMVSEGLITREEAVARIDPASLDQLLHPTLDPTAQRRTIARGLPASPGAASGRIVFSADAAEQQAGAGETVILCRVETSPEDIHGMHAAKGILTTRGGMTSHAAVVARGMGRPCVAGAGELRIDYKTGTMRVRDVVLNEGDLVTLDGATGEVMAGEVPTIEPELSGDFAKIMAWADEVRRLGVRANADTPEDCRIALQFGAEGVGLCRTEHMFFDAERILAVREMILAEGPQGRRKALDRILPMQRRDFVEIFEIMQGQPVTIRLLDPPLHEFLPHAEAEMAEVAAAAGASVDHMRQRVIKLSEVNPMLGHRGCRLGITYPEIYEMQARAIFEAAAQVIKGGAATVEPEIMVPLIAIEKELDLLKALIDRTAEEVMEAEGVTIPYIVGTMIELPRAALTADRIARAAEFFSFGTNDLTQTAYGLSRDDSGNFLPAYEERGIVETDPFISIDRDGVGELVRIGVERGRATRPEIKLGICGEHGGDPASVTFCHQVGLDYVSCSPYRVPIARLAAAQAALARQE, encoded by the coding sequence ATGACCAAGTGGGTCTACGGTTTCGGCGGCGGACAGGCGGAAGGCCGTGCCGAGATGAAGGCGCTGCTGGGCGGCAAGGGGGCCAACCTGGCCGAGATGTCGGCCCTGGGCCTGCCGGTGCCGCCGGGCTTCACCATCACCACCGAGGTCTGCACCTTCTTCAACGAGAACGGCGGGGCCTTTCCCGAGGACTTGGATGCCGCGGTCGCCGCGGCGCTGGCCGCCGTCGAAGCCGAGACCGGAGCCGGCTTCGGCGATCCGGGCAATCCGCTGCTGGTCTCGGTGCGTTCCGGCGCACGGGCCTCGATGCCGGGCATGATGGACACGGTCCTGAACCTGGGGCTGAACGACCGGACGGTCGAGGGTCTGGCCAAGCACTCCGGCGACGCCCGCTTCGCCTACGACAGCTATCGCCGCTTTATTCAGATGTTCGGCGACGTCGTCATGGGCGTCGACCACCATCTCTTCGAGGAGATTCTCGAGCTGCACAAGGAGGACCGCGGCGTCACCCTCGACACCGAGCTTTCGGCGGAGGACTGGCAGGCGGTGATCGCGGACTACAAGGCCAGGATCACCGAGGAGGCCGGCGAGGCCTTCCCGCAGGAGCCGATGCAGCAGGTCTGGGCCGCGATCTCGGCGGTCTTCCGCTCCTGGTCGAACGCCCGCGCGGTCACCTATCGCAGGCTGCACAACGTCCCGGACGACTGGGGCACGGCGGTCAACGTACAGGCCATGGTCTTCGGCAACATGGGCGATGACTGCGCGACCGGCGTCGCTTTCACCCGCGATCCCTCGACTGGCGAGAACCTCTTCTACGGCGAATACCTGGTCAATGCCCAGGGCGAGGACGTGGTCGCCGGGATCCGCACGCCGCAGCACCTGACCCTGGCCGGCAAGCAGGCCAACCACTCCGACCTGCCGGCCATGGAAGAGGTCATGCCCGAGGTCTTCGGCCAGCTCGACGCGGTCCGCCACACGCTGGAGCGGCACTACCGCGACATGCAGGACGTCGAGTTCACGGTCCAGCGCGGCACCCTCTACATGCTGCAGACCCGCAACGGCAAGCGCACCGCCAGCGCGGCGCTGAAGATCGCCTGCGACATGGTCTCCGAGGGCCTGATCACAAGGGAGGAGGCGGTGGCGCGGATCGATCCCGCCTCGCTGGATCAGCTCCTGCATCCGACCCTGGATCCGACGGCCCAGCGCCGGACCATCGCCCGCGGCCTGCCGGCCTCGCCCGGGGCCGCCTCGGGGCGCATCGTGTTCAGCGCCGACGCGGCGGAACAGCAGGCCGGGGCCGGCGAGACGGTGATCCTCTGCCGGGTCGAGACCTCGCCCGAGGACATCCACGGCATGCACGCCGCCAAGGGCATCCTGACGACGCGCGGCGGCATGACCAGCCACGCGGCAGTGGTCGCGCGCGGCATGGGCCGGCCCTGCGTCGCCGGCGCCGGCGAGCTGCGCATCGACTACAAGACCGGCACCATGCGGGTCCGCGACGTGGTGCTCAACGAAGGTGACCTGGTGACCCTGGACGGCGCCACCGGCGAGGTCATGGCCGGCGAGGTCCCGACCATCGAGCCGGAGCTCTCCGGCGACTTCGCCAAGATCATGGCCTGGGCCGACGAGGTCCGGCGGCTCGGCGTGCGGGCCAACGCCGACACCCCGGAGGACTGCCGCATCGCCTTGCAGTTCGGCGCCGAGGGTGTGGGGCTCTGCCGGACCGAGCACATGTTCTTCGACGCCGAACGCATCCTCGCGGTGCGCGAGATGATCCTCGCCGAGGGCCCGCAGGGCCGGCGCAAGGCGCTGGACCGGATCCTGCCGATGCAGCGTCGGGACTTCGTCGAGATTTTCGAGATCATGCAGGGTCAGCCGGTGACCATCCGCCTCCTAGATCCGCCGCTCCACGAGTTCCTGCCGCACGCCGAGGCCGAGATGGCCGAGGTCGCGGCGGCGGCCGGGGCCTCGGTCGACCACATGCGCCAGCGGGTGATCAAGCTCTCCGAGGTCAATCCCATGCTCGGCCACCGCGGCTGCCGACTGGGCATCACCTACCCGGAGATCTACGAGATGCAGGCCCGGGCCATCTTCGAGGCGGCGGCCCAGGTCATCAAGGGCGGCGCGGCCACGGTCGAGCCCGAGATCATGGTGCCCTTGATCGCGATCGAGAAGGAGCTCGACCTGCTCAAGGCCCTGATCGACCGGACCGCAGAGGAGGTCATGGAGGCCGAGGGCGTGACCATCCCCTACATCGTCGGGACCATGATCGAGCTGCCGCGCGCTGCCCTGACCGCGGATCGAATCGCCCGTGCGGCGGAGTTCTTCAGCTTCGGCACCAACGACCTGACCCAGACAGCCTACGGCCTGTCGCGCGACGACTCCGGCAACTTCCTGCCGGCCTACGAGGAACGCGGCATCGTCGAGACCGATCCCTTCATCTCCATCGACCGGGACGGCGTCGGCGAACTGGTCCGGATCGGCGTCGAGCGGGGCCGCGCGACCCGGCCGGAGATCAAGCTCGGCATCTGCGGCGAGCACGGTGGCGATCCGGCCTCGGTGACCTTCTGCCACCAGGTCGGCCTGGACTACGTGTCCTGCTCTCCCTACCGCGTGCCCATCGCCCGCCTCGCCGCCGCCCAGGCGGCTTTGGCGCGGCAGGAGTAG
- a CDS encoding methyltransferase domain-containing protein — protein MPSCAAMEDTLGTVSSHYARHGALTARLLDALAAAGKDTAALGVEDLSPLDQFHLRGHQATRELADEAGLAPGQRLLDIGSGIGGPARMLAEEHGVAVTAVDLTEAYCRTAAELSALLPQAPAPAFVCADATRLPFPADGFDVVWTQHAGMNIPDKPALYRECLRVCRPGGRFLIYDVVEGPVGDPYFPVPWASTSGGSFLVPATALRQLVLAAGFRELAFRDLSGEALAWNRKRQARMAADEGPPVLGTHLLLGPEFPQMVANVGRGLEEGRLGLAMGLFEKPD, from the coding sequence GTGCCAAGCTGCGCCGCGATGGAGGACACCCTCGGCACCGTCTCGTCCCACTACGCCCGCCACGGCGCGCTCACGGCGCGCCTCCTCGACGCCCTGGCGGCAGCGGGCAAGGACACCGCCGCGCTCGGTGTCGAAGACCTCTCGCCGCTCGACCAGTTCCACCTGCGGGGACACCAGGCGACCCGAGAGCTGGCCGACGAGGCGGGCCTCGCGCCCGGCCAGCGCCTGCTCGACATCGGCAGCGGCATCGGCGGGCCGGCGAGGATGCTGGCCGAGGAACACGGCGTCGCGGTCACCGCGGTCGACCTGACAGAGGCCTATTGCCGCACCGCGGCGGAGCTCTCGGCCCTGCTGCCCCAGGCGCCGGCGCCGGCCTTCGTCTGCGCCGACGCGACCCGGCTGCCCTTTCCCGCCGACGGCTTCGACGTGGTCTGGACCCAGCATGCCGGGATGAACATTCCGGACAAGCCGGCGCTCTACCGGGAATGCCTGCGGGTCTGCCGGCCCGGCGGACGCTTCCTGATCTACGACGTGGTCGAGGGGCCGGTGGGCGATCCCTACTTTCCGGTGCCCTGGGCCTCGACCTCGGGCGGCAGCTTCCTGGTCCCTGCGACGGCGCTGCGCCAACTGGTGCTGGCGGCGGGGTTTCGCGAGCTCGCTTTCCGCGACCTGAGCGGGGAGGCGCTCGCCTGGAACCGGAAGCGCCAGGCGCGGATGGCCGCGGACGAGGGGCCGCCGGTCCTCGGGACGCATCTCCTGCTGGGCCCGGAGTTCCCCCAGATGGTCGCCAACGTCGGCCGCGGGCTGGAGGAAGGCCGCCTGGGCCTCGCCATGGGGCTCTTCGAAAAGCCGGACTGA
- a CDS encoding cupin domain-containing protein — protein MTNGPKPPALDPEAVETQTGSSYPTPFDEPCATRERRALGDALGLTQFGANLLTLPPGAWSSQRHWHENEDEFVYVLDGEVILITDAGEQRLTPGMAAGFPAGRRDGHHLVNRSQRPARVLEVGTRSAQDYAEYPDIDMKVEISGPSARFLHKNGQPY, from the coding sequence ATGACCAATGGGCCGAAACCACCGGCGCTCGATCCAGAGGCTGTAGAGACGCAAACCGGCTCAAGCTATCCCACACCCTTCGACGAACCCTGCGCGACCCGCGAACGGCGGGCGCTCGGAGATGCGCTGGGCCTGACCCAGTTCGGCGCCAACCTGCTGACCCTGCCCCCCGGTGCCTGGTCGTCGCAGCGCCACTGGCACGAGAACGAGGACGAGTTCGTCTACGTGCTGGACGGCGAGGTGATCTTGATCACGGATGCCGGCGAGCAGCGCCTTACGCCCGGCATGGCGGCGGGATTTCCTGCCGGCCGCCGCGACGGCCATCACCTGGTGAACCGCTCGCAGCGACCGGCGCGGGTCCTGGAGGTTGGCACCCGGTCGGCGCAGGACTATGCGGAGTACCCGGACATCGACATGAAGGTGGAGATCAGCGGACCCAGCGCGCGATTCCTCCACAAGAACGGCCAACCCTACTGA
- the glyS gene encoding glycine--tRNA ligase subunit beta: MPELLLEVLSEEIPARMQTRAAEDLRRLVCEGLEEVGLKCSEAESFATPRRLALLVDGLPKRQPDAREEKRGPREGAPEQAIQGFLKANGLSSIDQAELRETDKGKVYFLVREVPGRRTAEVLPEVIGAALRALSWPKSMRWNAGAFRWVRPLHAVLAVFNGKRLTGAVELGAAEFAFGNRTVGHRFLAPKAFAVANFKDYKAKLKTAKVILDPAERKAIIEKKAAQLAAKQGLTVKSDPGLLEEVAGLIEWPVPLLGRIDQEFMDLPPEVLTTSLRSHQKYFVTQDETGRLADRFVIVSNMTTADRGKTIVAGNERVLRARLSDARFFWDQDRKASLASRAPALKQIVFHAKLGTLDEKVDRMQALAAEIARHVPGADLDRVRSAARLAKADLTSGMVGEFPELQGIMGRYYARHDGEHEEVAEAIAAHYAPQGPNDACPSAPVSVCVALADKIDSLVGFFAVDEKPTGSKDPYALRRAALGVIRLIVENGLRLPLFEILEASARLYRSLGSEAVTGPLVDFFAERLKVALRDRGVRHDLISAVFALGGEDDLVRLLARVEALEGFLGSDDGANLLVAYRRAANIVRIEQKKDKATYNGGAEASALAQDEEKHLFAALNRASETAGAALSKEDFTGAMAALAGLRRPVDAFFDHVTVNSEDAALRENRLRLLSAIGGTLGRVADFSKIEG; the protein is encoded by the coding sequence ATGCCTGAGCTGCTGCTGGAGGTCCTGTCCGAGGAGATCCCGGCGCGCATGCAAACGCGGGCGGCGGAGGACCTGCGGCGCCTGGTGTGCGAAGGGCTCGAGGAGGTGGGTCTCAAATGTTCCGAGGCCGAATCCTTCGCGACGCCGCGGCGCCTGGCGCTGTTGGTCGACGGCCTGCCGAAGCGCCAGCCCGATGCCCGCGAGGAAAAGCGCGGGCCCCGCGAGGGTGCGCCGGAGCAGGCGATCCAGGGGTTTCTCAAGGCCAACGGCCTGAGCTCCATCGATCAGGCCGAGCTGCGCGAGACCGACAAGGGCAAGGTCTACTTCCTGGTCCGCGAGGTCCCGGGTCGGCGGACCGCCGAGGTCCTGCCCGAGGTGATCGGCGCCGCGCTCCGCGCGCTGTCCTGGCCCAAGTCGATGCGCTGGAACGCCGGGGCCTTCCGCTGGGTCCGGCCGCTGCACGCGGTCCTCGCCGTCTTCAACGGCAAGCGCCTGACGGGCGCGGTCGAGCTGGGCGCGGCCGAGTTCGCGTTCGGCAACCGGACAGTCGGCCACCGCTTCCTAGCGCCCAAGGCTTTCGCGGTGGCGAACTTCAAGGACTACAAGGCCAAGCTCAAGACGGCCAAGGTGATCCTCGACCCGGCCGAACGCAAGGCGATCATCGAGAAGAAGGCCGCCCAGCTCGCCGCCAAGCAGGGCCTCACCGTGAAATCGGATCCGGGTCTGCTGGAGGAAGTGGCCGGCCTGATCGAATGGCCGGTGCCGTTGCTCGGCCGCATCGATCAGGAGTTCATGGACCTGCCGCCGGAGGTGCTGACCACCTCGCTGCGCAGCCACCAGAAGTACTTCGTGACCCAGGACGAGACGGGCCGCCTGGCCGACCGCTTCGTCATCGTCTCCAACATGACGACGGCGGACCGGGGCAAGACGATCGTTGCCGGCAACGAGCGGGTGCTGCGCGCCCGGCTCTCCGACGCCCGCTTCTTCTGGGACCAGGACCGCAAGGCCAGCCTGGCCAGCCGCGCCCCGGCGCTGAAGCAGATCGTCTTCCACGCCAAGCTCGGCACCCTGGACGAGAAGGTCGACCGGATGCAGGCCCTGGCGGCCGAGATCGCCCGCCACGTGCCGGGCGCCGACCTCGACCGGGTCCGCTCGGCGGCGCGACTCGCCAAGGCCGACCTGACCAGCGGCATGGTCGGCGAGTTTCCCGAGCTGCAGGGCATCATGGGCCGCTACTACGCCCGCCACGACGGCGAGCATGAGGAAGTCGCCGAGGCCATCGCCGCGCACTACGCGCCCCAGGGCCCGAACGACGCCTGCCCTTCGGCGCCGGTCTCGGTCTGCGTCGCCCTGGCCGACAAGATCGATTCCCTGGTCGGCTTCTTCGCCGTCGACGAGAAGCCGACCGGCTCCAAGGATCCCTACGCCCTGCGCCGTGCCGCGCTGGGCGTGATCCGACTGATCGTCGAGAACGGGCTTCGCCTGCCGCTCTTCGAGATCCTCGAGGCCTCCGCAAGGCTCTACCGAAGTTTGGGCAGCGAAGCGGTGACCGGTCCTCTGGTCGATTTCTTCGCCGAGCGTCTGAAGGTCGCCTTGCGCGACCGCGGGGTGCGTCACGACCTGATCTCGGCGGTCTTCGCGCTCGGCGGCGAGGACGATCTGGTACGCCTGCTGGCCCGGGTCGAGGCCCTGGAGGGCTTCCTCGGCAGCGACGACGGTGCCAACCTGCTGGTCGCCTACCGCCGCGCCGCGAACATCGTCCGCATCGAACAGAAGAAGGACAAGGCGACCTACAATGGCGGCGCCGAAGCCTCGGCCCTGGCACAGGACGAGGAGAAGCATCTCTTCGCGGCCCTGAACCGGGCTTCGGAGACGGCCGGCGCGGCGCTCTCCAAGGAGGACTTCACCGGCGCCATGGCCGCCCTGGCCGGGCTGCGCCGGCCGGTCGACGCCTTCTTCGACCACGTGACCGTCAACAGCGAGGACGCCGCGCTGCGCGAGAACCGGCTGCGGCTGCTCTCGGCCATCGGCGGCACCCTGGGACGGGTCGCCGACTTCTCCAAGATCGAGGGGTGA